The genomic stretch TCATAATTGGGATTGGGCAGATACCGCAGGTCATAAATCATATCCGCTTCAGGAGGCAGTCCGTATTTGTAACCAAAACTCATCAATATAAGGGTAAAAGCCCCGGCGAAAAAACCGAGTTTGCCTTTAATCGCGTTTTTGAGTTGCCATGGATTCAGATCCGAGGTATCAATAATGAGATCCGCCTCCGCGCGAAGCGGCGCGAGGCATTTCAGCTCATCTTCAAGCGCGGATACTATGCTCTGTCCGGCGCGGGCAAACGGCGGCTTGCGCCGGTTTTCCATGAATCTTCTGACAAGCACGTCCATTCTGCTTTCAAGGAATATCACTTTAAGAGACTTGTTCTTTTCAAGCAGTTTGATAAACAGATCAAAATGCTCTTTCTCTCTTATATCCACACCCACTGCAATGCGCTTTGACGCGAGAGCCTGATCGCTAAAACATTGATCCATCATTCCGACAGGCAGATTGTCTATGCAGAAATAACCCGCGTCCTGCAGGAATTTAAGCGCCAGCGTCTTGCCGGCTCCGGAAACGCCCGTGATGATCACTGTGTTTTCACAGACACGCGGAAAACGGGCAGCGCGCCTTTTTTTCATTGTTCTGTTTTTTTAAGAATGTCCATAACCTCTTTTCCGTTTTTAGCCGCCGCGAGGGCCCTGCGGAAATAAGGATCGTTCAAATTCCGGGCGAGTAAGGAAAGGGCCTTTATGTATTCCTCACCGGCTTTTTCCGGGCCTATCAAAAGGAATATTATGTTGACCGGACCGCCGTCAAGAGAATTAAATTCGACACCTGTCTCGGAATTGGTGAAAACGAAGCTTATGTTTTTGACGCCCTTGATTTTAACGTGCGGCAGAGCAACGCCCTGGCCTATGCCCGTGGAACCGAGCGCTTCCCTTTTAAGCACGGCTTTACAAACCGGAGCGACGGATTTTTTCGGGATAATCTTATTTTCCGCGAGGATCTGAACGAGCTCCTCTATCACCTTTTTCTTGGAAACAGCGCCCGTGCGGGGTTTTAGAAGAGAAACTTTTGTATAATCGCTGAATTTCATGTTTTACTCTTCAAAAACGGGGTGCGCCACGCACATCTCGCCGTCCTCCTTACGGTAAAGGGCCGTAAAAACACCCGTTTCCCTGTCGACAAAAAGCCAAAAATTATAATTACGGCTGGTCATTTTATCGGTGGCTTCCTGACGGGACATGGGGGATATCCTGACTTTCCTTATTCTTTCTGCAGGCGCTGGCGCTGCGGGCTCGGAGATGCGGCGCTGGCCTGATTTCTTTTCTTTCAGGCGCGCGAGCTTTTCCTTGCACACATCTCTCATCTTATCAACCGCCGCATAGGCGTCAAGGGCGGAGCATTTGATTTTCAACGTCGCGCCATGGACATCTCTGCCGAGGAACTGGACGGAGGATGAAGTTTTCTCCCGTGACACCGTGATCGTCACATCGTCCAGAGAAAATTTTTTTTCAATGCCGTCCATTTTTAAATGGACATGTTTTTCGAACGCCGCTGTCAGTTTAAAATTTTTTACAACTACTTTCACATTGCCCTCCTGTGCGTATTCTTAACAATTTCCTGCCATTTTTTCAATTGCCTGTCAAAAATCCGGTCATTCCTCAAAATTCTGCCTCAAAATTAATCCTTCTGTCCGGCAGATTTTGATGGTCCGGTCATTCCTCAAAATTCCTCCCTAAATATATTTCTTTCGCTTTTTCGGAATCTATGAGTTCGCGGCTTGTGCCGTGCAGCAGTATGCTGCCCTCGCAGATCAGATAAGCGCGATCTATAATCTTCAGGGTATCCCTGACATTGTGGTCGGTTATCAGTATCCCTATATTTTTTTCTTTCAGTTTTATCACAAGTTTTTTAAGGTCGTCCACCGCGATAGGATCTATACCCACAAAAGGCTCGTCCAGCAAAAGAAAAGACGGATTTGTCAGAAGCACCCTGGCTATCTCTACCCTTCTTTTTTCACCTCCGGAAAGGCTCGCGGCGAGTGTGCCCGCGCAGGAAACAATACCCATCTCTTCCATCAGGGCGTCTATCTTTTCTTCCCGAAGCCGGCGGTCACTGTAAATAAACTCCGCCACCGCCCGGAGATTCTCCCGGGCGCTGAGACCCCTGAATATGGATGGTTCCTGAGCGAGATAACCCAGTCCTAACCTCGCTCTCTTAAAGAGGGGGAGCGCGGAGACATCTTCGCCTGATAAAATGATCTGACCGGATGTGGGGCTTATAATACCTGTGACGGAATAAAATATCGTCGTCTTGCCAGCGCCGTTAGGGCCGAGGAGGCCGACAACTTCTCTGCGCTTCACGGAAATATCAACACCGCGCACAGCTTTTTTCTTACCGTAATTTTTTACAAGATTAAGGGTTTTCAGCATTTTTAGGATAAAAGACGCCGGTCACATCTCCTTTAAATTCGTATTCCTCACTTTCAAAACTCATTTTAATATAATTCGCGTCGGCGTTCCATGGGGACCGGCCGGCTACGGGAGCATTTTGAGCGTCGCCTACCGGGGGCTCAAAATAATCAAGGCGCGCGTTTCCCCTCATCTCCGTAACAGTAGGGGAACAATCGAGCGTATCCGAAAAACCCGAAAGCTTTTCGCCCTTTATTGTAACAGGTTTCCCTGTTAAATGAAACTGCTTATTCGGAATATTCCCGCTGAAAGAAGAACAATTTATCGTGTAAATATCCTTTGTCGCGGTTGTTGACACATTCACCACGAAGTCGGATTTATCCGGCGAAAAAACCGCGCCCGAAGCTTCCTCGTAAAAAAGTTTTTCCGTGGCAAAACTCATATCGCCTCTACCGGAATTGAATATGTCGCCGGACACGGCGCCGGAGGCAAAAATCTTGTTTTTTTTCTTATCCAGTTTCAGATAACGGGAACGCCCCTTAAAATCGTCTCTTTCAAAAACGACATTTTTTCTGAATTCCGCCACCTCGCCTCTCTCCAGATAAACCAGTTTATCGGCGCGTATATGAAGTTCGCCCAAAGGGGCGGCCGCGCGACACAGGAGGGGGACGGCGGTTGACATTGTGACAATAGCCAAACCCAGAAGAGCCCGCCGCCTCATTCAGCCCGCGCGGAAGAAACAACTTCCGGATTCAGGATCTCCACTCTGTTCAGGTCCTTATCCGCGCGCAGGCCTGTGCCCGCTATAACGGCTTCCTCCGAAACCTGACGCACCTTATTATCCGTTACATACAGCTGCTGCTTCTCATCCCATTTAAGGTCATCCATATAAAGTTCTGTTTTGCCGGCGATGTCCTTAAAACAGACATTCCCCTCAAGCTCCAGAGCGGAGCCG from Candidatus Omnitrophota bacterium encodes the following:
- the rapZ gene encoding RNase adapter RapZ; translation: MKKRRAARFPRVCENTVIITGVSGAGKTLALKFLQDAGYFCIDNLPVGMMDQCFSDQALASKRIAVGVDIREKEHFDLFIKLLEKNKSLKVIFLESRMDVLVRRFMENRRKPPFARAGQSIVSALEDELKCLAPLRAEADLIIDTSDLNPWQLKNAIKGKLGFFAGAFTLILMSFGYKYGLPPEADMIYDLRYLPNPNYDPRLRSLTGRSARVASFVRKDPLYGKSLNSAARFLKLIIPAYKKTGKAFLTIGTGCTGGRHRSVVFAGDLKKKLDGKYEVKIFHRDTGQRIW
- a CDS encoding PTS sugar transporter subunit IIA; the encoded protein is MKFSDYTKVSLLKPRTGAVSKKKVIEELVQILAENKIIPKKSVAPVCKAVLKREALGSTGIGQGVALPHVKIKGVKNISFVFTNSETGVEFNSLDGGPVNIIFLLIGPEKAGEEYIKALSLLARNLNDPYFRRALAAAKNGKEVMDILKKTEQ
- a CDS encoding HPF/RaiA family ribosome-associated protein; translated protein: MKVVVKNFKLTAAFEKHVHLKMDGIEKKFSLDDVTITVSREKTSSSVQFLGRDVHGATLKIKCSALDAYAAVDKMRDVCKEKLARLKEKKSGQRRISEPAAPAPAERIRKVRISPMSRQEATDKMTSRNYNFWLFVDRETGVFTALYRKEDGEMCVAHPVFEE
- the lptB gene encoding LPS export ABC transporter ATP-binding protein, whose product is MLKMLKTLNLVKNYGKKKAVRGVDISVKRREVVGLLGPNGAGKTTIFYSVTGIISPTSGQIILSGEDVSALPLFKRARLGLGYLAQEPSIFRGLSARENLRAVAEFIYSDRRLREEKIDALMEEMGIVSCAGTLAASLSGGEKRRVEIARVLLTNPSFLLLDEPFVGIDPIAVDDLKKLVIKLKEKNIGILITDHNVRDTLKIIDRAYLICEGSILLHGTSRELIDSEKAKEIYLGRNFEE